Genomic segment of Paenibacillus sp. FSL R5-0623:
GTAGGTGCGGGTGGCGATGGTGTCAGCTTTATTTTTAGCCATATGAAAGTGGATGTATCTCCAAGAGATTATTCGGACGGTTATACGAGCAAAGACGTGAAACTGTCCAATGGTATAATCGCCAAATGGTACACACCAGATCAAACGGGCATGCTTACGTTCCAACTGGATGATCGCTATGTTACCCTTAGCTCCCCGGATCATAAGCTGAGCCAAACTCAGTTGCAACAAGTCGCTGTCTCTGTTCAAAAGTCTAACAGCAACAATGATCAAGGGATCACTGCATTCGCTGATGTGAACTATAGCAAACAACAATTGGATAACATGCGTAAGGCATTTGCGAAGTTTGACGGATTCACCACTGCTTATGCCCCACAACATATGGTTGCTGGAGATACGTTCAAAAGCGTAGGTGCAGGCGGCGATGGTGTAAACTTTGTTTTCAATCGTATGAATGTAACGGTATCCCCTAAAGACTACTCGTTCAGCTATGATGGCAAAACAGTAAAACTGCCTAATGGCGTATCAGCCAAATGGTATACACCAGACCAAACGGATATGCTCACGTTCAAGCTGGATGATCGTTATGTAACTATCAGCTCACCGAATAACCAATTGACTCACACTCAACTGGAGCAAATGGCGGTATCTGTACAAAAAGTGAAATAAAAATAAACATACATCATTTCGGTCCCGCTCTATGAGCTGGGGCTGATTTGATGTGTGTTTTGTCCTATGTAAGACACGCTGCACTGATCTGAAAACAAGGCTTTTGTCCAGCTTCATTTTGAAAAAGATGGGGTTATAATGGAATATACATTATCTTATGCAAGAAGAGAAACGGAGTGGACCTCATGAACCAGCGTATTGATCTGTCCCCAGAAGAACTGCAACAACTTGCGGGTGAGTTCAATAAGGCATCCCAGAACGGACATGATATTCTTACCCAACTCAAAACGATGATTGATCAGTCTGAGGGACAGTGGGAAGGGGAACGCCAGCGAGAGTTTCTCGGGCGTATGAATGACAGCATGACAAACATCGGTCATTATTTGCGCGGTTTACAGGAAACCAGCACCAGTCTTCAACAGACAGCGACGCGTTTCCGCGAAACGGATCAGTCACGTTAGGACTGATCCGTTTTTTTTCATTTCCTCATATGTAGAACCGACCTTTACAACTCGGGCTACTTACGCTCCAGTTCCGCCGCAAATGTCTCTTCCTCCTGATCCACATACCCTCTGAAAATGATCTCTTCGATATCTTCATGATTGAATACATACGTATAATCCGGATTGATGTAACCCTCAGGGTATAGACAGCCAATATAATCAAATTGACGGGGTGGTTCTGTCATTAACATCTGCTTGCGTCCATAGATGACAAGCTTCTTGGTGCCTTCTTTTAAACGAATAACAGACCCATTCGGCAGAAACGAAGCTATATTTTTTTCCAAAATGATCGCCCTCCTTA
This window contains:
- a CDS encoding WXG100 family type VII secretion target encodes the protein MNQRIDLSPEELQQLAGEFNKASQNGHDILTQLKTMIDQSEGQWEGERQREFLGRMNDSMTNIGHYLRGLQETSTSLQQTATRFRETDQSR
- a CDS encoding DUF4176 domain-containing protein, with amino-acid sequence MEKNIASFLPNGSVIRLKEGTKKLVIYGRKQMLMTEPPRQFDYIGCLYPEGYINPDYTYVFNHEDIEEIIFRGYVDQEEETFAAELERK